The window CCACGCCACGCCACTTAAGATCAGATCATAACACTCAGATCAATCAAAGTAAGAAACGAACATTAAGATTTAGCAAAAGAAAACGTAATCACATTCCCattaatatacacacacaacacATATATGAGTAATACAGAGTAATTATAAGGGGATGCAAGAATCAAGAATCAACATACAAGTGAACACCAATGGCTAACAAAAAGAGAGAAATGAGAAGAAAATAAAGAAGGGAATGAACCAAAATGGAAGCAGCACTGGTCCTGAAGCTACCAAACTCAACCAGCTTGTTATGGCCAGGAATCTGCAGTAGCAGACCTGGTGTTAACAGTATGAACAACACCACTGCCACAAACACTGGCCCCCAATCTGACATTTTTCTTCCCTAAGATCTCCCCCACCGCCACCACTCACTTCAAGATTTGTTTTTGCTGGCAAGTATCAAGTGTTTAGTAGTATAGTAGGAGTTAATAATTGAGTACAGCTATGGCACAGATTAGTTTTATTTAGCTTTTACACaaattttatatctaatttATACTATAAACAATAAGGTACTGTtcggggttgctgttgcagacagcaacagcagctttttgctgaaaaatcggtaaaaaactgtttggtaaatctaaaagtaGCTTTcccgaacagcagcttttagctgaaaagctgctgttagaaaaagcaggtcctcccatgcttttagaaaaagctgcttttcagtttttgcagaatgctgttataga of the Daucus carota subsp. sativus chromosome 4, DH1 v3.0, whole genome shotgun sequence genome contains:
- the LOC108217587 gene encoding uncharacterized protein LOC108217587, encoding MSDWGPVFVAVVLFILLTPGLLLQIPGHNKLVEFGSFRTSAASILVHSLLYFLLISLFLLAIGVHLYVDS